The Nanoarchaeota archaeon DNA segment AAAGTCAAAAAAGGAGACAGAATAATAGTCCCGCCAAAAAGCAGCCATTGCGTCGTAAATGCGGGAAATTCAGTGATGAAATACATTTGTCTTGGAATAAAATTATAGAGGCTTGGCAATGAATAAAATACTGAAGTTTTGCGTTTTTTGGGCAGTTGAGCTCAAATATCAATTCACAAAAACTGAAATTTGAGTGTGAATTTTAAAAAACGCAAAACTTGAATAAAATATTGCTTATAATCGATGTACAAAAATATTTTATTAATGATTTAACAAAGGATTTACCTGAAAAAAATCAAAAAATATATTGAAGAAAACAAAAGTAAGTTCAGCAAAATAATATTTACGCAATTCATAAACAACGGAAAAAACAATTTCGTAAAATTAATGGACTGGCACGAAATGTCAAAACCGCCGCAAAGCGACATCGTCGATGAGTTGGCGCAACTTGCAACAAAAGAAAACACAGTCGTAAAAAATAGCTATTCCGCTTTCAAAAACAAAGGATTCAGAAAAATTTTGAAAGATAATAAAATAGAAGAGATATGGATTGCGGGAATAAATACCGAACAGTGTGTTTTTACAACGGCAATCGAAGCATTTGACCTCGGCTATAAACCAGTCATAATTTCAGGCTTGTGCAGAAGCAGCGCAAATGCGGAATGGCACGCAACTGCAATTAAAGTCATGGTTGATATGATTGGTGAAAAACAGGTTGTATAATGGCATTTATTGCAGTTTAGTGAAAAACAGGTTGTATAATGGCATTTATTGCAGTTTACATCGCAAATCCCGACAAAAAGACCGCGAAAATGGTTGCGGCGCATTTGCTTGAAAACGGGCTGGCAGCGTGCGTGAATATTTTTCCGGCCGAGAGTTCATATCGATGGAAAGGGAAAATCGAATGCGCAAAAGAGTTCGCCGCGCTTGCAAAAACAACGCAGGAAAATTTTGAAAAAATAAAGCAGGAAATCAAAAAAATTCATCCTTATGAGTGCCCTGAAGTCATGAAAATCGTGGCTGAAGCAAACGAAGAATATGAAAATTGGGTAAAAAAAGAATGTATGAGTCAAAGCTGATATTTATGAGCGACATATATCTTAACGGCCAACATGTTGGAGAAACAAAAGACGGAAAAGAGCTTGTCAAGTCATTAATTGCAAAGAGGCGGCAAGGCGTACTTCCGACTATAATGAATGCCTGCTACTACGAAGAAAAGGATGAAGCCCAGATAAACACTGACGGCGGCAGGACAAGAAGGCCTTTAATCATTGTTGAAAACGGAGCTTCAAAGCTAACTGAAGCCTTGATAACACAACTCAAGGAAGGAAAAATCACATGGCAAAACCTGATTGAAAAAGGAATTGTAGAATACATAGATGCTGAAGAAGAAGAAATGGCATATGTCACGTTTTATAGTAAAGATCTTACAAAAAAACATACACATATTGAAATAGATCCTATGATGATTGTGGGCGTCGGCGCTTCACTTCTTGTTTTCCCTGAAAAGAACAGAGGAGACAGATCAAACTACGGCTCAAGAATGGTCACGCAGGCAGTTGGAATGTATCTTCACAACCACATGCTTCGTGATGACACAACCGCGCAAACAATGGTCTATCCCCAGGAACCGCTGGTACAATCAGAAACAATACATGCGGCAGGCGTTGATATTCACCCGGCAGGCCAGAACCTGATAATTGCGGTCATGCCGTTCTACGGATACAACATAGAAGATGCAATAGTCATAAACAAAGCATCAATCGAACGCGGCCTTGGCAGATCTTATTCTTTCAGAACATACGTTACAGAAGCCAATCGATATTGGGGTGGACAGGAAGATGAAATAGGATTCCCGGAAACCAGTGTGCGAGGCTACAAATCAGAAAAAGAATATAACAAACTAGATCCTGATGGAATTGTTTCACCCGAAACAAATGTTGAAGGAAGTGATGTTGTAGTCGGAAAGACATCACCGCTAAGATTCCTGGGGGTGGCAAAGGAAACAAGGCTTGGGATAAAAAACAGGAGAGACAATTCACTTGTTGTAAATGCTGCAGAAGGCGGCGTTGTTGACAAAGTAATAATGACTGAATCCAAGGAAGGAAACCGCCTTATCAAAGTCACTGTAAGAGAGCTTAAAATTCCTGAAATCGGAGATAAATTCGCTTCAAGACACGGGCAAAAAGGCGTCCTTGGAATAATAGTTCCAGAAGAAGACATGCCATTTACAGCAGACGGAATAACTCCGGATATAATTTTCAACGCCCACGCAATACCTTCAAGAATGACAATAGGACATTTGCTTGAAATAATCGGCGGAAAGGCAGGCGCGCTAGCAGGTGAAAAAATCAACGGAACTGCATTCAAGGGTGATGAGGATTACATAACAAAACTTCTCAAAGCCACAGGAATGAGAGACGATGGAAAAGAAACGCTTTACAACGGAATAACCGGAGAAAAAATCGAAGTGCAGATACTTACAGGCATAATTTACTACCAAAGGCTTTACCACCTAGTATCACAGAAGATGCACGCGCGTTCCAAAGGCCCGGTTGCACTGCTCACAAAACAGCCGACTGAAGGGCGTTCAAAAGAAGGCGGCCTAAGATTCGGAGAGATGGAAAAAGACACGCTTGTCGCGCACGGAGCAGCAATAACGCTGAAAGAAAGATTCAGTTCAGACCGCTCGACAATACCGTTCTGCGAAACATGCGGAATAACAGCAGTTATCGACAAGATTAAGAATAAAACATTCTGCCCGCTCTGCAAAGGATCAAAAATTAAGAATGTTGAGATGTCTTACGCATTCAAGCTCCTCCTTGATGAAATGAAGAGCATGATGATTTACCCGCAGATTGTTATGGAGGACGAGGAGTGATTCTTATGGCTACTGTAAAAGAACTTCAATTCAAACTCATATCACCGGCAATGGTGAAAAAGCTCGCAGTAATGAATGTCAATATTTCAGACGTCTACGACGCAGATGCGTATCCTGTGGAAGGTGGCGTAATGGATCCGAAACTTGGCGTAATAGATCCTGGAATGCGATGCAGGACCTGCGGCGGAAAGCTTGGCGAATGCACCGGACACTTCGGATATATTGAGCTTTCAAGGCCAGTCATTAATGTTCTTTACCTAAAGCAGATAAAAATGATTCTCGCATATACTTGCCATGAATGCGGCGGGCTTCTTGTAGAAAAAGAAAAGCTAAAAAACATCAAAACAATAGATAACCTAAAACTTTTCAAGGCCGCAGGAAAATGCCAAAAATGCGGCAAGACAGTTGAAAAAATAAGGCTTGACAAACCATCAACATTCTTCCGTGGAAAGCATGCCCTGACACCGGTTGAAATCCGCGAGCAATTCGAAAAAATAAAAGACGGCGACCTCACTGCAATGAAATTCCTTGGCGGCAGGCCGGAATGGCTTATACTCACTCTTCTTTTAGTGCCTCCAATAACAACAAGGCCTTCAATAACTCTTGAAACAGGAGACCGAAGCGAAGACGACCTCACACATAAAATCGTCGACATCATCAGGATAAACAAACGCCTAGCAGATAACTTAGAGATAGGCGCACCAGATTTCATTCTCGAAGACCTCTGGGAACTTTTGCAATATCATGTTTCGACATTTTTCAACAACGAACTCGCCGGAGTTCCACCAGCAAGACATAGATCCGGCAGGGCTCTTAAAACACTATCACAGAGACTTAAGACAAAAGATGGCAGATTCAGGCACAACCTCACTGGAAAGAGAGTAAATTTCTCTGCACGTACGGTAGTCTCCCCTGACCCGAACATAAGCTTAAACGAAGTCGGAGTGCCACAAACCATTGCAAAGGAGCTTACAATCCCGATCAAAGTCACAAAACATAATCTTGAATATATGCGCAACCTTGTAAAAAACGGCCCTCAGGTTCACCCGGGAGCAAATTATGTGATACGGCCGGAAGGAATGCGAAAGAAAATACTTCGGGACAACAGCGCGACAGTTGCAGAAGAGCTTGTACCCGGATGCATTGTTGAGCGGCATATGATAGACGGCGATGTGGTTCTTTTCAACAGGCAGCCGTCGCTTCACAGGATGTCTGTTATGGCGCACCATGTCCGGGTTATGTCAGGAAAGACTTTCAGGATTAACCTAACAGTCTGCAAGCCATATAACGCGGACTTTGACGGAGACGAAATGAACCTTCATTTCCCGCAGACTGCAGAAGCAAGAGCAGAAGCCGAAGAATTGATGCTTGTCGAAAAAAACATGCGCTCCCCAAGATTCGGCGGACCTATGCTTGGCGGAGACCAGGAATATATTTCAGGAGCATACCTACTCACAAAAAAGGAGACTGTTTTCAGCAAAAAAGACATCGCTCAGATACTTGCAAATGCAAGTGCCCTTGAAAATGAAACTGCACAAGACCTGCTTGCAAAAGACAAAAAAGAATACAGTGGAAAAGAATTATTTTCGATGGTTCTGCCAAAAGGCCTTAATGTAAGATATAAAAACTCTGTAGGCTGCGAAGAATGCAACGGCGCATGCAAATTCAATGGCGAAGTTGTTATTGAAAACGGAATTCTAAAACACGGAACAATCGACAACAAAGGCATCGCTTCTTTCAAGGGAAATGTGCTTGACGCCGTAGACGCGCAATTCGGACACGCCGCAGCAAGATTATTTTTAGATCAGGTCACGCGCGTGATTTCAGAAATACTTATGAGAAGAGGCTTCAGCATATCTGTTGCGGACATAAACCTTCCGGCAAAAACAGTGCGCGACATAAACGCCGTCATTGACAGGCAGTTTGTAGCGATTGAAGGCCATATTGAGCAATACCGGAAAGGCAAGATGGAGTGCTTTCCCGGAAGAACCGCAGAGCAGACTCTTGAAGACCTTGTAATGGAGGAGGTCTGGAAGATAACAAGTGAAACCCAAAAACTCGTCCGCGATACTGCAGAGCCGACAGACGCGCTCATAATGGCAAAAACAGGAGCAAGAGGAAACATCCAGAATCTCGCATATATGGCGGGCTTAATCGGCCAGGAAATGATCGGCGGAAAAAGAATTTTCAGAGGATATAAGAACAGGACCCTTTCACATTTTCAGCGCGACAATCTCGGCCCTGAAGCCCATGGATTTGTAAGGTCATCATTCATAAAGGGCCTTTCGCCAACCGAATTCTTCTTTGAAGTCATGAAAGGAAGAGAAGGATTGATGGATGTCGCGCTCAAGACAAAAGTCTCGGGCTACATGCAGAGAAGGCTGATTAACGCGCTTCAGGACCTGAAAGTGAACAGCGACTGGACTGTCAAAGATTCCGAAGGAACTATCATACAGTTCGTTCCTGGCGAAGATGGCATAGATCCGTCAAAGAGCGATTATGGCACGCTTGATAGAAAGCTGAAAACTGAATGAGTTGATAATTATGGCAGAAAAAAACAAAAAATCAGGCAATAACGATTTTTTCCCTCCAAAATACGCGGACGCAATAGTCGGGCTTCCGGCAAAAGAGCAGGAAGCGATAAAAAAGAAATATGAATCAATGAAATTCGAAGTCGGCGAAGCAATAGGAGTTGTGGCTGCGCAGTCTATATCAGAGCCGGCAACGCAGACAACGCTTCGTTCATACCACGCAGAAGGCAGAACGCAGCTGGTCACAACAAAAGGATTGCCAAGGCTTATTGAAATTTTTGACGCAAGAAAAATGCCAAAAACGCCGACAATGGCTGTTTACCTTAATGAGCAAAGCAATACTCTTGAAAAAGCAAGAGAAATCGCTTCAAAAATCCGTGAAACAAAACTCAAACAGCTTATTTCAGAGGATTCTCTTGACATGATACATATGCGCGTGGAAATAAATCTTGACCGGGAACAGGTCAATGCATGCGAAACAAATGTCGATGAAATCGTCAACACCCTTAAGAAAAACCTGCGCTCTATAAATATAACCTCGGAGCAGAACACAATATATATTGAGCTGAAAAAGAAAGAATTCGATGTGCGGGAGCTTCAGGCAATAAGGATAAAAACAAGAACAATATACATCAAGGGAATAAAAGGCGTAAGCCAGGTAATAATTGAAAAAGTCAAGAACGACTGGGTCATAAGGACGCTCGGCTCAAGCCTTCGAAGAGTGTTGAAGCTAAATGGCGTCGATACCGTAAGGACAACATCAAACAACATTTTCGAGATTGCTGAAGTGCTTGGAATAGAAGCAGCGCGAAACGCAATAGTCAAGGAAACAATAGACACGATGAGAGAACAGGGCGTCGACACAGACATAAGGCACCTGCTTCTCGTAGCTGACGTTATGACAAACAACGCGTCAATATCTGCAATTGGCAGATACGGCCTTGCAGGAAGAAAAGCATCAGTGCTTTCAAGGGCAAACTTCGAAGAGACAGTAAAGCATTTGACTTACGCCGCTGTCGCAGGCGAAATAGACCCGCTTGAAAGCGTTATTGAGAATATTATTGTCGGAAACCTCGCGCCAATCGGGACAGGAATTGTGAAATTAGCGATTAGAGAGGATTAAAGTGAGATATAAAAAGCAATCAAATGAATATAGTGGAATGTGATTATCATGACGCTTGAAAAAGAAATAAAAAAAGCAGTTGAAACAAAAAAAGTGCTAATCGGCGCGGAAACAACAATGAAGGCGCTTAAGGCCGGTGGGCTTAGCTCGGTTGTAATCGCTTCAAACTGCCCGGAAAACATAAAATCAGACATAGAACACTATGGAAAGCTTTCAGAAATCGCAATAAAACCATTCAAAGGCAACAGCGCGGATTTAGGCGCGCTTTGTGTAAAACCTTTCAAAATCGCTGTAATTGGAATTTTGAAGCCCGTGGCTTCAAAAGCTTCGAACTAAGTGAGATGATTTTGAGGGAAAGGATTCCTCAAAAGCCTCGCACGAGCGAAGCGATTTTGAGGCGAAGCCTCAAAAGCTTGGAAATTCGAAGAATTTCCATGAAGTAAGAGGATCAAGAAATAAATCGCGTTGCTGAGCACATGAAAATAACCATTTCCCATGAAGACATCCAGACAATGGCGCTTTTTGAAAAAATGGCGAAAACAGTTGTGGTTGATTATTATAAGAATACTGAAGACGGCGACGAGCTGATATTTGTCGTCAAATGCAGGAGTTTAAGCGATGTTGTGGGCCCGCAAGGAAAGCGCATAAAAGAGATACAATCCCGTTTCGGACGCGATATAAAGGTTTTTAAATATTCCTCCGAAATAAAAGAGTTCGCGGAAAACGTGCTTCCAGTCCCTCTCAAATCATTTGAAATCTCTGAGAAAGGTGGGAAAAAAACAGTTAAAATCTCGGTTGAGCAGAAAGACAAATCGCTTGCAATCGGCCGCGGAGGAAAAACAATAAAGAACGCGGCAACGCTTCTGAAACGTATTTTCGGAATTGAGGATTTAAAATTATTATGATTTAAATGTAATGAAGTTTAGTTTTCGCCAAATGCATTTGGCGAATGGCGAAAAATCTGTTCGCAACGCTTTATAGACCATGAACCGCGTTGCTCTCAGCTTTTTAGTCCAGATAGAAATGCAAAAAGTTAGTGAGGAATGACTAAAAATGCCAAGAGGATTATTTTCAGGCAGAGATTTAAAAAAGAAAAGAACGGATAAACAGTGGCACGACTGGTATTACAAGAACAAGAAACTCCACCTAAAAGAAAAGAGTGACCCTCTTGAAGGATATCATCAGGCGCGCGGCATAGTTCTTGATAAGCGTCAGCTCGAAGCAAAGCAGCCCCACTCGGGAATGCTTAAATGCGTCAGAGTCCAGCTAATCAAGAACGGCAAGCAAATTACTGCTTTCTGCCCTCTTTCGGGAGCAATTAATAATGTTCAGGAACATGATGAAGTCCTAATAGAACACATTGGCGGCTCAAACGCAGGGCCTATGGGTTCGCTTCCTTCGGTAAAGTGGAAAGTAATACAAGTAAACGGAATTTCGCTTATAGAGCTTACAAAGGGAAGAAAGAAGAGATCCGTTAAGTAAAACACGTAGAGTGATATTATGAGTGAAATAAAACTTTTCAATAAATGGTCATATGAAGGGCTCAAAGTAAAAGATGCGGGAATCGCAGATTACATAAATATTACACCGATAATTGCGCCAAGAACATCCGGAAAATACGCATCGACACAGTTCTACAAATCAAAAATGAATGTAGTTGAGCGCATTATGACAAAGCTCTTCGTTGCAGGGCACCGCGGAAAAAAACACAAGCTGACATCCGGGCGCATGGTCGGAAAAACACAGAATGTCGCAAACATCGTAATAGAAGCTTTTGAGATAATTGAAAAGAAAACCCAGAAAAATCCTCTTGAAATTCTTATAACAGCAGTTGAAAATGCCGCGCCTCTTGAAGAAGC contains these protein-coding regions:
- a CDS encoding cysteine hydrolase; translation: MYLKKIKKYIEENKSKFSKIIFTQFINNGKNNFVKLMDWHEMSKPPQSDIVDELAQLATKENTVVKNSYSAFKNKGFRKILKDNKIEEIWIAGINTEQCVFTTAIEAFDLGYKPVIISGLCRSSANAEWHATAIKVMVDMIGEKQVV
- a CDS encoding divalent-cation tolerance protein CutA; its protein translation is MAFIAVYIANPDKKTAKMVAAHLLENGLAACVNIFPAESSYRWKGKIECAKEFAALAKTTQENFEKIKQEIKKIHPYECPEVMKIVAEANEEYENWVKKECMSQS
- the rpoB gene encoding DNA-directed RNA polymerase subunit B, which encodes MFMSDIYLNGQHVGETKDGKELVKSLIAKRRQGVLPTIMNACYYEEKDEAQINTDGGRTRRPLIIVENGASKLTEALITQLKEGKITWQNLIEKGIVEYIDAEEEEMAYVTFYSKDLTKKHTHIEIDPMMIVGVGASLLVFPEKNRGDRSNYGSRMVTQAVGMYLHNHMLRDDTTAQTMVYPQEPLVQSETIHAAGVDIHPAGQNLIIAVMPFYGYNIEDAIVINKASIERGLGRSYSFRTYVTEANRYWGGQEDEIGFPETSVRGYKSEKEYNKLDPDGIVSPETNVEGSDVVVGKTSPLRFLGVAKETRLGIKNRRDNSLVVNAAEGGVVDKVIMTESKEGNRLIKVTVRELKIPEIGDKFASRHGQKGVLGIIVPEEDMPFTADGITPDIIFNAHAIPSRMTIGHLLEIIGGKAGALAGEKINGTAFKGDEDYITKLLKATGMRDDGKETLYNGITGEKIEVQILTGIIYYQRLYHLVSQKMHARSKGPVALLTKQPTEGRSKEGGLRFGEMEKDTLVAHGAAITLKERFSSDRSTIPFCETCGITAVIDKIKNKTFCPLCKGSKIKNVEMSYAFKLLLDEMKSMMIYPQIVMEDEE
- a CDS encoding DNA-directed RNA polymerase subunit A', with protein sequence MATVKELQFKLISPAMVKKLAVMNVNISDVYDADAYPVEGGVMDPKLGVIDPGMRCRTCGGKLGECTGHFGYIELSRPVINVLYLKQIKMILAYTCHECGGLLVEKEKLKNIKTIDNLKLFKAAGKCQKCGKTVEKIRLDKPSTFFRGKHALTPVEIREQFEKIKDGDLTAMKFLGGRPEWLILTLLLVPPITTRPSITLETGDRSEDDLTHKIVDIIRINKRLADNLEIGAPDFILEDLWELLQYHVSTFFNNELAGVPPARHRSGRALKTLSQRLKTKDGRFRHNLTGKRVNFSARTVVSPDPNISLNEVGVPQTIAKELTIPIKVTKHNLEYMRNLVKNGPQVHPGANYVIRPEGMRKKILRDNSATVAEELVPGCIVERHMIDGDVVLFNRQPSLHRMSVMAHHVRVMSGKTFRINLTVCKPYNADFDGDEMNLHFPQTAEARAEAEELMLVEKNMRSPRFGGPMLGGDQEYISGAYLLTKKETVFSKKDIAQILANASALENETAQDLLAKDKKEYSGKELFSMVLPKGLNVRYKNSVGCEECNGACKFNGEVVIENGILKHGTIDNKGIASFKGNVLDAVDAQFGHAAARLFLDQVTRVISEILMRRGFSISVADINLPAKTVRDINAVIDRQFVAIEGHIEQYRKGKMECFPGRTAEQTLEDLVMEEVWKITSETQKLVRDTAEPTDALIMAKTGARGNIQNLAYMAGLIGQEMIGGKRIFRGYKNRTLSHFQRDNLGPEAHGFVRSSFIKGLSPTEFFFEVMKGREGLMDVALKTKVSGYMQRRLINALQDLKVNSDWTVKDSEGTIIQFVPGEDGIDPSKSDYGTLDRKLKTE
- a CDS encoding DNA-directed RNA polymerase subunit A'' gives rise to the protein MAEKNKKSGNNDFFPPKYADAIVGLPAKEQEAIKKKYESMKFEVGEAIGVVAAQSISEPATQTTLRSYHAEGRTQLVTTKGLPRLIEIFDARKMPKTPTMAVYLNEQSNTLEKAREIASKIRETKLKQLISEDSLDMIHMRVEINLDREQVNACETNVDEIVNTLKKNLRSINITSEQNTIYIELKKKEFDVRELQAIRIKTRTIYIKGIKGVSQVIIEKVKNDWVIRTLGSSLRRVLKLNGVDTVRTTSNNIFEIAEVLGIEAARNAIVKETIDTMREQGVDTDIRHLLLVADVMTNNASISAIGRYGLAGRKASVLSRANFEETVKHLTYAAVAGEIDPLESVIENIIVGNLAPIGTGIVKLAIRED
- a CDS encoding 50S ribosomal protein L30e — protein: MTLEKEIKKAVETKKVLIGAETTMKALKAGGLSSVVIASNCPENIKSDIEHYGKLSEIAIKPFKGNSADLGALCVKPFKIAVIGILKPVASKASN
- a CDS encoding NusA-like transcription termination signal-binding factor, which translates into the protein MKITISHEDIQTMALFEKMAKTVVVDYYKNTEDGDELIFVVKCRSLSDVVGPQGKRIKEIQSRFGRDIKVFKYSSEIKEFAENVLPVPLKSFEISEKGGKKTVKISVEQKDKSLAIGRGGKTIKNAATLLKRIFGIEDLKLL
- a CDS encoding 30S ribosomal protein S12, which codes for MPRGLFSGRDLKKKRTDKQWHDWYYKNKKLHLKEKSDPLEGYHQARGIVLDKRQLEAKQPHSGMLKCVRVQLIKNGKQITAFCPLSGAINNVQEHDEVLIEHIGGSNAGPMGSLPSVKWKVIQVNGISLIELTKGRKKRSVK
- a CDS encoding 30S ribosomal protein S7 (binds directly to 16S rRNA where it nucleates assembly of the head domain of the 30S subunit) translates to MSEIKLFNKWSYEGLKVKDAGIADYINITPIIAPRTSGKYASTQFYKSKMNVVERIMTKLFVAGHRGKKHKLTSGRMVGKTQNVANIVIEAFEIIEKKTQKNPLEILITAVENAAPLEEAISYQRGGIFVREGVITSPQRRVDLALKHICQGTQAKSYSNKRSAGEALAEEILAAAKGETASFAYSEKMRREKEASGAR